In a single window of the Hoyosella subflava DQS3-9A1 genome:
- a CDS encoding hypervirulence associated TUDOR domain-containing protein, translating to MSKSYKAGDMVAWKWGNGTASGEVVRIAPEKTSIQSKGQTITRNGSSDNPAVVITQDDGTRVIKLQSELE from the coding sequence ATGAGCAAAAGTTACAAAGCCGGTGACATGGTCGCGTGGAAATGGGGCAATGGAACCGCCTCAGGCGAGGTTGTGCGGATTGCGCCTGAGAAGACGAGTATTCAGAGCAAGGGACAGACCATTACTCGCAATGGCAGCTCGGACAATCCCGCCGTCGTCATCACGCAAGATGACGGCACACGAGTGATCAAACTCCAGAGTGAACTCGAGTGA
- a CDS encoding RsmB/NOP family class I SAM-dependent RNA methyltransferase — protein sequence MDPARHVAWDVLNAVRTRDSYANLMLPALLRERKITGRDAAFATELTYGTCRAFGLLDAIIGAAADRDVSTIDGDVLDVLRLSGYQLLRTRVAAHAAVSTGVALAREQSGEHITGFVNAVLRRISQKTEAEWVAELSPPDPIGRLAFTHAHPRWIAQAFADALGAQAGELADALAADDARPVVHLAARPGEITGEELALITGGEEGPYSPYAVRLESGGDPTGLEPVRDGLAFVQDEGSQLVALAAVRAEVDGDDRGRWLDLCAGPGGKAVLMGSLARIDGAHLDAVEVAPHRAKLVRQAVDGLPVTVHEADGRDPQLAPGFDRVLVDAPCTGLGALRRRPEARWRRQASDIRELAKLQRELLDSAVKLVRPGGVVVYSTCSPHLAETSMIVANAVRKHKLAELDVSAVLGDIQRASNGKSVQLWPHRHGTDAMFVAVLKKPQHPSS from the coding sequence GTGGACCCAGCGCGCCATGTGGCCTGGGACGTCCTGAACGCAGTTCGTACGCGCGATTCGTACGCAAACTTGATGCTGCCCGCACTGCTGCGGGAACGAAAAATCACCGGCCGGGATGCCGCGTTCGCGACGGAACTGACGTATGGAACCTGCCGCGCGTTCGGTCTCCTCGACGCGATTATCGGCGCGGCAGCGGACCGCGATGTGTCTACCATCGATGGTGACGTCCTCGATGTGCTGAGATTGTCCGGGTATCAGCTCCTCCGCACCCGGGTGGCCGCGCATGCTGCTGTCAGTACTGGAGTAGCGCTCGCAAGGGAACAGTCGGGCGAGCACATCACGGGATTCGTCAACGCTGTGCTGCGCCGGATATCCCAGAAGACTGAGGCGGAGTGGGTTGCCGAACTGTCGCCGCCTGATCCGATCGGACGGCTCGCGTTCACGCACGCTCATCCTCGGTGGATCGCCCAGGCTTTTGCTGACGCCCTTGGAGCGCAGGCGGGCGAACTGGCAGATGCTCTCGCTGCCGACGACGCACGACCGGTCGTCCATCTTGCCGCGCGTCCAGGGGAAATCACTGGTGAAGAGCTCGCGCTGATCACAGGCGGGGAAGAGGGCCCGTATTCGCCGTATGCTGTGCGCCTCGAATCTGGCGGTGACCCCACCGGGCTGGAGCCGGTACGCGATGGGCTCGCGTTCGTTCAGGACGAAGGGAGCCAGCTGGTCGCGCTCGCGGCGGTTCGAGCAGAAGTCGACGGTGACGACAGAGGACGCTGGCTTGACCTCTGCGCAGGCCCCGGCGGGAAAGCCGTCCTTATGGGATCGCTTGCGCGGATCGACGGCGCTCACCTCGATGCCGTGGAGGTTGCCCCACACCGGGCGAAGCTGGTCCGTCAGGCTGTTGACGGTTTACCCGTCACGGTGCACGAAGCGGACGGCCGTGACCCGCAGTTGGCGCCGGGCTTCGATCGGGTCCTTGTGGACGCACCCTGCACCGGCCTCGGCGCGCTTCGGCGACGACCCGAAGCGCGCTGGCGGAGGCAGGCAAGCGATATCCGGGAACTCGCGAAACTGCAGCGCGAACTACTGGATTCAGCGGTCAAGCTTGTTCGCCCAGGTGGGGTAGTGGTGTATTCGACGTGCTCACCGCATCTTGCTGAAACGTCGATGATCGTGGCGAACGCCGTCCGCAAGCACAAGCTAGCGGAACTCGACGTTTCCGCCGTCCTCGGTGATATCCAACGTGCGTCCAACGGGAAGAGCGTGCAGCTGTGGCCGCACCGGCACGGCACCGACGCGATGTTCGTCGCGGTGCTGAAAAAGCCGCAGCATCCAAGCAGCTAG
- a CDS encoding amidase, with amino-acid sequence MLEKRTFPGSGTERTHAFTDDVLGDADAVGIAQRIRDREISPKEALEAAVLRAQSVNGQLNAIQVPAFARARDSLRVGTHPDGEFGCVPTFLKDNVNMAGLPTTRGSVAFSPTPVRRDDRFVTQFLSLGFSVLGKTRLPEFGFNASTEFMDDEPTRNPWNREYSAGASSGGAAALVASGAVPIAHANDGGGSIRIPAAACGLVGLKPSRGRLRSEPLHDALPVRIISDGVLSRSVRDTAAFFTAAERVYCNKGLPPIGEIDRAGQRRLRIGVVTDSVLGHQTDSETTAAVLATAELLSDLGHHVGEAPTPVDAGFAEDFLHYWALLSVMLTVPGRWIHGRDFSMDRIDGLTRGLVERFWRNAHLTPAVLYRLRRTGDLVRAKLERWDVILSPVVSHTTPPIGYLSPRQPFSELIERLTRYVAFTPLNNVAGTPALSLPLASTAAGLPIGVQFSAHEGQERVLLALALEIEAAVPFRKISA; translated from the coding sequence GTGCTGGAGAAGCGGACGTTCCCTGGGAGCGGCACCGAGCGAACACATGCGTTCACAGATGATGTACTCGGAGATGCGGATGCGGTCGGTATCGCGCAACGGATCCGTGACCGGGAGATTAGCCCCAAAGAGGCGCTCGAGGCGGCGGTATTACGGGCGCAGTCTGTCAACGGGCAACTGAATGCGATACAGGTGCCTGCCTTTGCGCGTGCGCGGGATTCGCTGCGCGTCGGGACGCACCCCGATGGTGAGTTCGGTTGCGTGCCGACATTTCTGAAGGACAACGTGAATATGGCGGGGCTGCCCACAACGCGTGGCTCGGTCGCGTTCTCTCCGACTCCGGTCCGCCGCGATGACCGCTTTGTGACGCAGTTTCTTTCGCTTGGTTTCAGTGTTCTCGGAAAGACGCGTCTTCCGGAGTTCGGATTCAACGCGTCGACTGAATTTATGGACGACGAGCCGACGCGGAACCCGTGGAATCGCGAGTACTCGGCGGGGGCATCGTCGGGCGGGGCCGCGGCGCTTGTTGCCAGCGGGGCGGTCCCAATCGCACACGCAAACGACGGTGGCGGTTCCATCCGGATCCCGGCTGCGGCCTGTGGGCTTGTGGGGCTGAAGCCAAGCCGTGGGCGACTGAGGTCAGAGCCGCTACACGATGCGCTACCGGTCCGGATCATTTCGGACGGCGTGCTGAGCCGGAGTGTCCGGGACACGGCTGCGTTCTTCACCGCCGCCGAACGCGTTTACTGCAACAAGGGCCTTCCGCCGATAGGCGAAATTGATCGGGCTGGCCAGCGACGATTGAGAATCGGCGTGGTGACGGATTCGGTCCTCGGACACCAGACCGACAGCGAGACGACAGCAGCGGTGCTGGCGACGGCCGAATTGCTCTCAGACCTCGGCCACCACGTCGGCGAGGCACCAACCCCAGTGGATGCTGGCTTCGCGGAGGACTTTCTGCACTACTGGGCGTTGCTCTCGGTGATGCTCACGGTCCCGGGCAGGTGGATTCATGGCCGGGATTTCAGCATGGATCGCATCGACGGACTGACTCGCGGCCTAGTCGAACGGTTCTGGCGCAACGCCCACCTGACACCGGCCGTGCTATACCGTTTGCGCCGGACCGGCGACCTCGTTCGGGCGAAGCTCGAACGGTGGGACGTCATTCTGAGTCCCGTGGTCAGTCATACGACGCCGCCGATCGGTTATCTATCGCCGCGTCAGCCGTTCAGCGAGTTGATCGAACGGCTGACAAGGTACGTCGCATTCACACCGCTGAACAACGTGGCGGGTACTCCTGCGCTGTCCCTGCCGCTCGCGAGTACGGCAGCGGGGCTGCCGATCGGAGTGCAGTTCTCGGCTCACGAGGGACAAGAGCGCGTACTCCTGGCACTGGCACTGGAAATCGAAGCCGCGGTTCCCTTCCGGAAGATCAGTGCCTGA
- the rpe gene encoding ribulose-phosphate 3-epimerase, producing the protein MAAHPKGPMIAPSILSADFAHLADEADAVKGADWLHVDVMDAHFVPNLTLGLPIVESLLKATTIPLDCHLMIENPDRWAPPYAEAGAYNVTFHAEATDNPVAVARDIRAAGAKAGLSIKPNTPLDPYLEILREFDTLLVMSVEPGFGGQKFMPQVLDKARRVRNLVDSGELTLLVEIDGGINMDTVEAAAEAGVDCFVAGSAVYGADDPSAAVEKLRSRARHSSPHLAI; encoded by the coding sequence ATGGCTGCACACCCAAAGGGTCCGATGATCGCCCCTTCGATCCTGTCCGCGGACTTCGCGCATCTCGCCGATGAGGCCGACGCCGTCAAGGGCGCCGATTGGCTGCATGTCGACGTCATGGACGCACATTTCGTCCCAAACCTCACGCTCGGCCTCCCCATCGTCGAAAGCTTGCTTAAGGCGACCACCATCCCACTCGATTGCCACCTGATGATCGAAAATCCAGACCGGTGGGCGCCACCGTACGCGGAAGCGGGTGCGTACAACGTGACCTTCCACGCGGAAGCCACCGATAACCCGGTAGCGGTCGCACGGGACATCCGTGCCGCAGGCGCCAAAGCGGGCCTGTCAATTAAGCCCAATACACCCCTGGATCCGTATCTCGAGATTCTCCGTGAGTTCGACACACTGCTTGTGATGAGCGTCGAGCCAGGCTTTGGCGGTCAGAAGTTCATGCCGCAAGTGCTGGACAAAGCTCGACGTGTTCGCAATCTTGTCGATTCTGGTGAACTTACACTCCTCGTGGAGATCGACGGAGGTATCAACATGGACACCGTCGAGGCGGCCGCGGAAGCCGGGGTTGACTGCTTCGTCGCAGGGTCTGCTGTCTACGGTGCCGACGACCCCTCCGCGGCAGTGGAGAAGCTGCGTTCGCGAGCGCGCCACTCGTCCCCGCACTTGGCGATATAG
- the ribD gene encoding bifunctional diaminohydroxyphosphoribosylaminopyrimidine deaminase/5-amino-6-(5-phosphoribosylamino)uracil reductase RibD, translated as MLHLSDAMRLAVQASEQVRGTTSPNPPVGAVILDVGGNVVGVGATQPPGGPHAEVVALKQAGARAFGGTAVVTLEPCDHFGRTPPCTKALIESGVAQVHYAVSDPVAEAAGGARALAHAGIVVTAWHDPAPVTQGPLRAWLHRQRTGRPHVTYKYAASLDGRCAAADGSSQWISSVESRARDRLERTRVDAIVVGTGTVYADDPWLTARAPDGTLADHQPIRVVMGERDLPSGSRVTDDAAPTRIVRSRDPMDVIEALDDCLDVVVEGGPTVAGAFLRAGLVDRITAYVAPIVLGAGPAAVADAGVGNISGAIRFQCESVDRLGDDVLISLIPR; from the coding sequence ATGCTTCATCTCAGTGATGCGATGCGGCTCGCCGTCCAGGCTTCGGAGCAGGTTCGGGGCACGACCAGCCCAAACCCGCCTGTTGGGGCTGTCATCCTCGACGTGGGCGGCAATGTCGTCGGGGTAGGAGCGACGCAGCCGCCTGGCGGACCGCACGCTGAGGTTGTGGCGCTGAAACAGGCGGGTGCCCGGGCTTTTGGCGGGACCGCGGTCGTGACGCTGGAGCCGTGCGACCACTTCGGCCGTACCCCGCCGTGCACCAAGGCGCTCATTGAATCTGGAGTCGCCCAGGTGCACTACGCTGTTTCCGACCCTGTCGCGGAAGCAGCGGGCGGGGCGCGGGCACTGGCGCACGCAGGCATCGTGGTCACGGCCTGGCATGACCCGGCCCCGGTGACGCAAGGACCGCTGCGGGCCTGGCTGCACCGCCAGCGGACAGGACGGCCGCACGTCACGTACAAGTACGCGGCGAGCCTGGATGGGCGGTGCGCAGCGGCAGACGGTTCAAGCCAATGGATTTCCAGCGTGGAATCTCGTGCCCGGGACCGGCTCGAACGTACCCGGGTTGACGCCATTGTCGTCGGGACCGGCACTGTCTACGCCGACGATCCGTGGCTCACGGCGCGCGCGCCAGACGGGACGCTCGCCGATCACCAGCCAATCCGGGTGGTGATGGGCGAGCGGGACCTCCCGAGTGGCTCGCGGGTAACTGATGATGCCGCCCCGACGCGCATCGTACGGTCCCGTGATCCCATGGACGTGATCGAAGCGCTCGACGACTGTCTGGACGTCGTGGTGGAAGGCGGACCGACCGTCGCGGGTGCGTTCCTGCGCGCAGGTCTGGTCGATCGAATTACCGCCTATGTGGCTCCGATTGTGCTGGGGGCCGGCCCTGCAGCGGTGGCGGATGCTGGGGTAGGAAATATCAGCGGCGCAATTCGGTTTCAGTGTGAGAGCGTTGATCGGCTTGGGGACGATGTGCTTATAAGCCTCATACCGCGATAA
- a CDS encoding riboflavin synthase yields MFTGIVEELGEVVATEVRGDSARLTVRGPLVTSDASHGDSIAVNGVCLTVVDVLSDGSFTADVMGETLRRSSLGGVSAGGRVNLERALAVGGRLGGHIVQGHVDGTGAVISRNPMEHWEVVRLSLPTHLARYVVEKGSITIDGVSLTVSAVGRDESGDYFEVSLIPTTRELTTLGSASVGATVNLEVDVIAKYVERLHSVSSEGSSGEGFRYGGAALQDTASGGVEE; encoded by the coding sequence GTGTTCACAGGGATCGTCGAAGAACTGGGTGAGGTTGTCGCTACGGAGGTGCGGGGTGATTCTGCGCGCCTGACAGTGCGGGGACCACTGGTTACGTCCGACGCGTCGCACGGTGACTCGATCGCGGTCAACGGTGTGTGTCTCACTGTGGTTGATGTCCTTTCAGACGGCAGCTTCACTGCGGATGTCATGGGCGAAACCCTCCGGCGCAGCAGTCTTGGTGGCGTAAGCGCAGGCGGGCGGGTCAACCTCGAACGTGCGCTGGCCGTTGGCGGTCGTCTGGGCGGCCATATTGTGCAGGGCCATGTGGATGGCACCGGCGCCGTCATCAGCAGGAACCCCATGGAGCATTGGGAGGTCGTGCGGCTTTCGCTGCCCACCCACTTGGCGCGCTACGTCGTTGAGAAGGGGTCGATCACCATTGACGGTGTCTCCCTGACGGTATCGGCCGTCGGCCGGGATGAGTCCGGCGACTATTTTGAAGTGTCTCTGATCCCCACGACGCGAGAGTTGACCACGCTGGGCAGTGCCAGCGTCGGAGCGACCGTCAACCTCGAGGTCGATGTGATCGCGAAGTATGTGGAGCGGCTTCACAGCGTCAGCAGTGAAGGCTCCTCCGGTGAAGGGTTCCGTTACGGCGGTGCCGCCCTACAGGACACCGCCTCGGGCGGGGTCGAGGAGTAA